From the Lolium rigidum isolate FL_2022 chromosome 2, APGP_CSIRO_Lrig_0.1, whole genome shotgun sequence genome, one window contains:
- the LOC124691717 gene encoding signal peptide peptidase-like 5 has translation MAATAVLAVLLASALAGAAAGGDIVHQDDQAPKIPGCSNDFVLVKVQSWVDGKEKDEYVGVGARFGPKIVSKEKYANRTQLTLADPIECCSPPKEKVSGGLLLVKRGKCKFTKKAKIAEAAGASGILIINHGTELYKMVCEKNETELDIHIPAVLLPQDAGIALHSLVTDGKSVSVQLYSPDRPVVDTAEVFLWLMAVGTVLCASYWSAWSSREAINEQEKLLKDGHEVSLNVEGGGSSGIVDINVISAIMFVVIASCFLIMLYKLMSTWFVELLVVIFCIGGVEGLQTCLVALLSRWFRSAAESFLKVPFFGAISYLTLAVSPFCVVFAVLWAVYRQYPYAWIGQDILGIALIVTVIQIVRVPNLKVGSVLLSCAFFYDIFWVFISKRWFHESVMIAVARGDKTDEDGVPMLLKIPRMFDPWGGYSIIGFGDILLPGLVVAFALRYDWAAKKSLRSGYFLWSALAYGTGLLITYVALNLMDGHGQPALLYIVPFTLGTLISLGWKRRELRNLWFKGEPERVCTHVHMMMQPHQAKDISVSDPSSS, from the exons atGGCCGCGACGGCGGTGCTGGCGGTGCTGCTGGCGTCGGCGCTGGCTGGGGCCGCTGCCGGCGGCGACATCGTCCACCAGGACGACCAGGCCCCCAAGATTCCCGGCTGCTCCAACGACTTCGTCCTC GTCAAAGTGCAGAGCTGGGTCGACGGCAAAGAGAAAGACGAGTATGTTGGTGTCGGCGCCCGCTTCGGTCCCAAGATAGTGTCCAAGGAGAAATATGCAAACCGAACTCAGCTCACTCTGGCGGACCCAATTGAGTGCTGCAGTCCTCCAAAAGAAAAG GTTTCTGGAGGCCTCCTTCTAGTTAAAAGGGGGAAATGCAAGTTCACGAAGAAAGCAAAGATCGCAGAGGCGGCTGGTGCTTCTGGTATACTCATCATAAACCATGGCACCG AGCTGTACAAGATGGTCTGTGAAAAGAACGAGACAGAGCTTGATATACACATACCTGCAGTTCTCTTGCCACAAGATGCGGGCATCGCTTTACACTCGCTTGTTACCGATGGTAAATCAG TTTCTGTGCAGCTATACTCTCCAGATCGTCCGGTAGTCGATACTGCAGAGGTGTTTCTTTGGCTCATGGCTGTCGGCACTGTCCTCTGTGCATCATACTGGTCAGCATGGAGCTCTAGGGAAGCCATTAATGAACAGGAGAAGCTCCTGAAG GATGGCCATGAAGTCTCACTGAATGTTGAGGGCGGAGGTTCTAGTGGCATCGTAGATATCAACGTGATATCAGCAATAATGTTTGTTGTGATTGCATCATGCTTCTTAATAATGCTTTACAAGCTGATGTCTACCTGGTTTGTTGAGCTACTGGTGGTAATCTTCTGCATCGGCGGTGTTGAG GGTCTGCAAACATGCTTGGTTGCTCTGTTGTCAAG ATGGTTTAGATCTGCTGCGGAATCATTTCTGAAAGTACCATTCTTTGGTGCTATTTCGTACCTTACACTGGCAGTATCCCCATTTTGTGTTGTGTTTGCTGTTCTATGGGCTGTTTATCGTCAGTATCCCTATGCTTGGATTGGGCAAGATATTCTT GGTATTGCACTGATAGTTACTGTTATCCAAATTGTCAGAGTACCTAACCTCAAG GTTGGTTCAGTTCTTCTCAGTTGTGCTTTCTTCTACGACATATTCTGGGTATTCATCTCCAAGAGGTGGTTTCATGAGAGTGTGATGATTGCG GTTGCACGTGGTGATAAGACCGATGAAGATGGTGTGCCCATGTTGCTGAAAATCCCACGGATGTTTGATCCATGGGGTGGATACAGTATCATCGGCTTTGGTGACATCCTTCTTCCTGGGCTGGTAGTTGCATTTGCCTTAAG ATATGATTGGGCTGCGAAGAAAAGCTTGCGGTCTGGTTACTTTCTGTGGTCAGCTTTGGCCTATGGCACTG GGCTTCTTATTACGTATGTCGCGTTGAACCTTATggatgggcatgggcagcccgctcTTCTCTACATCGTGCCTTTCACACTTG GCACGTTGATATCGCTTGGGTGGAAGAGAAGGGAGCTTCGGAATCTGTGGTTCAAGGGAGAGCCAGAGAGAGTCTGCACTCATGTGCATATGATGATGCAGCCTCATCAGGCCAAGGATATATCAGTATCTGATCCATCTTCCTCTTAG
- the LOC124687712 gene encoding transcriptional regulator SUPERMAN-like: MDSGGARGGDHGRHHLGQLRPATWSFAGGGGVPWPVAGQRSSSSSYMCGYCKREFRSAQALGGHMNVHRRERARLCYYYSCAAAHRVLPNLNFAPAQYHCSSDTATTRTPPAVYSFFSTAAADAATSTAAKAAALEVNVELGVGGGFGDGGGGGGLDLELRLGCS, encoded by the coding sequence ATGGACAGCGgaggcgcgagaggaggagaccaCGGCCGCCACCACCTCGGCCAGCTTCGGCCGGCAACGTGGAGCttcgccggtggcggcggcgtcccgtGGCCGGTGGCGGGAcagaggtcgtcgtcgtcgtcgtacatgTGCGGCTACTGTAAGAGGGAGTTCCGGTCCGCGCAGGCGCTGGGAGGCCACATGAACGTCCACCGGAGGGAGAGGGCCAGGCTGTGCTACTACTACtcctgcgccgccgcccaccggGTGCTTCCAAACCTCAACTTCGCGCCGGCGCAGTACCATTGCAGCAGCgacacggcgacgacgaggactcCGCCTGCCGTCTACAGCTTCTtctccacggcggcggcggacgctgcCACGTCAACGGCGGCGAAGGCTGCTGCGTTGGAGGTGAACGTGGAGCTTGGTGTCGGAGGAGGGttcggtgatggtggtggaggtggaggtttgGATCTTGAGCTCAGGCTTGGTTGCTCTTGA